A segment of the Lepus europaeus isolate LE1 chromosome X, mLepTim1.pri, whole genome shotgun sequence genome:
aaCCTTTAATCTGCACTGGATACAAGAATTTGCTTTCTACAGATTCCCCTTGTATTCTacgtttttaaaaaaaggaatacttttttttaaacattcttacCTTTTTAATTAAGGACTTCAGCCTGTAGTTTGGAGCTGTTAAGCAGTATCTATCAGGTGGAAGTCTGGGTCCTGCATATGGCTTAATTAGTGGCAAAGGGGTCTGATTTTTCTGTCTTGCAATATCCAGtaagaactaaagaaaaaaatccttattagaactatagtttttaaatgttaattaaatttaacttcaaataaatgtttgctCACATCTCTTGGAGGAGGAGAGGTAAAAGACTGGTCAGCACGACACTGGATTGCCAGTCTCACATCATCTGCATCAACATTAGGTTTCTTAGCATGGCTTGAATAAATTTTTGCATCATCCAGAATTGTAGTCACATATCCTTTAataacaaaacaattttttcttaaacatgAAGATAATTCAATATTTACTGCCTTAATAAAAGGTTCTACTAATTTCTAAAAAGTTTATGAATTATGGTTTTGAAAGCCAATTGTCCTACCTGTGTGATCAATTTCTAACAGGTATCACAGTATCTTGTCTCCTAtatttagttcctttttttttttaacggctTTAGGCTGAGTTCTGTGATTATAACTGCTAACATAATTTGGTTGAAAATGTTCTTACAATAACACAAGCTTTTCAAATTCACAAGTCAGACCAGTTTTTGGTGTTTTGTGAACTTACGGAAAGCAAATTCCAACATTTGATTTATGACCCTCGGTTCATACTCTGTGATTCCCATATCCTTCAGGATCTGTGCCATCACCTGTGGAGTCCAACAGAAATGCCAGATGCATAATCCAGGTATCAGAAATTAAGGCTGGACAGAAGCTAGTATTTATAATTATGAGACAAGGACCCCCTTCCCCGGGTTTCAAACTCCTGCTCCTGATTGTGCTAACAagtgtcagtgatcacccaaatcACGTCATACACTCTTGCCAAAaaccttctattttattttattttagcggGGCTGAGggctctgagaaagaaaaaaggccaGGGTTGGCGTTCCCAGAGGAGGTAGGGGTGGCTCCAGCTGGTTGTCATTTTCCATGTGGCAGTGGGGGAAGCCACTATCAGAACCCAGGGCTCGCGGACTGGGCGGCGGGGGCCCGCGGCCCAGGAGATAAAATCGGGCGGCCGGCCAGTAAACTCGGTTGAACTGCTACCCTCCAGCTGGGCTCGGCCGGGGCGGCAGGAGAGCTCCTCGGGGTCCGAGGCGAACCGTCATCACGCTCTGCCGCCGGCCGCCCCGGCTGGAAGGAAGCCAGCGCGCGAGCTCGCGCTCGGGCCCTCAGCCTGGGCCTGCCTCACAGGTGCCCTGCCGCGCCGGGCTCCGCGCCCCGCCTCTCAGCCTTCGCACTTACCAAAGCATCTCTCGGAGCGTTCTTGGGAGGCGCCATCTTGCCCGACTCCATGTTATCCTGACACTCGTCATCCGGGGAGAGCGGGCTACTCGCGGTCTCCTCGCTCTGGCTCCACCCCTACGGGGGCCGGGAGGCGGGGTTAGCTCCCCCGCCCGCGGCCGGCCGGGCAGCCAGTTCTCAGGCGCTGCCTCTGGGAAGCCGCGACAGCCTAGAGCCACTCTCGGGCGCCCCAGACAGCGGAGAGAACGAGCTGGATCGGGTGGATGGCAAGAAGCGGGAGAGCCTTCCCTGGGGAACACTTCCGGGAGCTGAATGACTTAAGAGTGCCGAGAAGCTGTTCTTACTGCTGGTCACCAGCAAAGGGCACCACACGAGCCACCCTCGTATCTCCCCTGCCACCACCGTGGCCCCTTCCTGCTCCCACCTGCCCCAGCGTTAGGCTCCCGTGATCAAACAGAACCCAGGTACATTTGAACTTCACGTCAACCATGAGCATGCTTGTAGTGTTAAGTATATCCCCAACATTGCTTGGGCTATACTTATACTACAGATTTAGTTGTGGATCTGACATTCAAATTTAGTAGGGTGTCCTGGTTTCAAATTTCCTAAGTTTGGCCATCCTGCCTGGTTCTCCACACAATAGGACTTTGGTTAGCTCTTATCACAGGAAAGGCTAAAGCCTTTGACGGGCATCACGGGTCCTCCTGGAGCCCCTCCAGCTCCAGCCCGTGGTCCTCAGCAGCTTCCTTTCAGTCCCAAAGGAGACTCTCACAGAGTCCTTCCTTACCTCACAGATGCCGCCACAACCGCCCTCACTAGAATCACTTTAAGAACTGTCCATCTAGCCTGAGTAACTTTCAAGAAATACGTATCAGCCAACCATCTGGCTTAAAATGACTCAGAGAACGCTTTCTTACTTTTCTGCATCTACCAATGAATGCCCTTCCATCTGCCATCTTAGACGGCAAATGGAGAAGGCAGCCATGTTGCTGCTTTCCCTCAGCGTCCACACACCAACAAGTTCAGTTAGGGAGATCTCTCTCCGAATCTCTGCCCAGTTCTACCACGATAACAAGTCCAAGCCAACTGCCTTACTGAAATTACCGAAATTGACCCCCCAAATGCTCAGAGTGCTCCTCCATTTTTCGTACAACCACACATTAAATTTTGACTTCCTTAAAGCCCTCCAATGGCTCCccttatctttccctctctcacactcacacacaaattcatactgatttcccaggcttaGTAGACCCTTCAGTTTTGGAGAGTGGTTTACCTCAGAGGAGTCTTCAGACTCGGTTTTGCTCCAGGAAGCCATCTTGAGTTTGATCAGCAGCACCCCTCCGCACCCCTAACCCCTGCCCCAAGAACCACGTGTTCCCAATACATTGTTTCCAGTGGGAACATGCGTTCCCTCTTCCCAAGAACGCCTTTCTCCATCTTCTCCATGGCCAACTTCTGTGTGAAACTAGTTAATGATGTTCCTCGTTTGAGTAGTaaacaatataaaattaaaaaaaaaatttaggaaaaagCAAGGCTCTTTCACCTGTTCCAGCCTTTCATTTTGCTTTCACAGAAGGCACCACTGTTTAGCAGTTTCTTGTTTATGCAATTTACAAATAGTACATTTCCCTCACCCAAATGTACTGTAATCCTAGGGTGACCAAGCTTTAG
Coding sequences within it:
- the TAF9B gene encoding transcription initiation factor TFIID subunit 9B, with protein sequence MESGKMAPPKNAPRDALVMAQILKDMGITEYEPRVINQMLEFAFRYVTTILDDAKIYSSHAKKPNVDADDVRLAIQCRADQSFTSPPPRDFLLDIARQKNQTPLPLIKPYAGPRLPPDRYCLTAPNYRLKSLIKKGPNQGRLVPRLNVGAVNSRPATPTVATPQTVSVPNKVATPVSMTSQRFTVQIPPSQSAPVKPVPATTSVPNVLINPSMIGPKNILITTNMVSSQNTANESNPLKRKHEDDDDNDTM